Proteins encoded by one window of Dietzia sp. B32:
- a CDS encoding VOC family protein, translating into MGDIRALGYLRIDTTDLDRWRTLAHDVLDLGVGAGGDDDTLHLRLDERARRITLRRAEKDNLAAVGWEVRDEIALDRVRATLTEHGIAYRDLTRDETQAIKVDGAITLQDPCGQRLEIFHGAELDHSKVSTKYRTEFVTDELGLGHLVVPTTDYDATIGFYRDVLGFHTRGAFPFPSAPGMPPLRIQFMGVNPRHHSFAVMPAPHMGPGIVHIMLEVAEMDMVAQAMERTTEHGFGISSTLGRHTNDKMVSYYLRAPGGWDIEYGYDGLMVDEDHYLPQNITADSYWGHDWSGSEPLACTIPLEETAAEAAADSLSEPVVETV; encoded by the coding sequence ATGGGCGACATCCGGGCCCTCGGCTACCTCAGAATCGACACCACCGACCTCGACCGTTGGCGCACGCTCGCCCACGACGTGTTGGACCTGGGCGTGGGCGCCGGCGGCGACGACGACACTCTCCACCTGCGCCTCGACGAGCGCGCCCGCCGCATCACGCTGCGCCGCGCAGAGAAGGACAACCTCGCCGCCGTGGGCTGGGAGGTGCGCGACGAGATCGCCCTGGACCGCGTCCGTGCCACCCTCACCGAGCACGGCATCGCCTACCGCGACCTCACCCGCGACGAGACGCAGGCCATCAAGGTCGACGGCGCCATCACCCTGCAGGACCCCTGCGGCCAGCGCCTGGAGATCTTCCACGGCGCCGAGCTGGACCACTCCAAGGTCTCCACCAAGTACCGCACCGAGTTCGTCACCGACGAGCTGGGCCTGGGCCACCTCGTGGTCCCCACCACCGACTACGACGCCACCATCGGCTTCTACCGCGACGTGCTGGGCTTCCACACCCGCGGCGCCTTCCCGTTCCCCTCGGCGCCCGGCATGCCGCCGCTGCGCATCCAGTTCATGGGCGTCAACCCGCGCCACCACAGTTTCGCCGTGATGCCCGCCCCGCACATGGGCCCGGGGATCGTCCACATCATGCTCGAGGTGGCGGAGATGGACATGGTCGCCCAGGCCATGGAGCGCACCACCGAGCACGGGTTCGGCATCTCCTCCACCCTCGGCCGCCACACCAACGACAAGATGGTGTCCTACTACCTGCGCGCGCCCGGCGGCTGGGACATCGAGTACGGCTACGACGGCCTGATGGTGGACGAGGACCACTACCTGCCGCAGAACATCACCGCCGACAGCTACTGGGGCCACGACTGGTCCGGCAGCGAGCCCCTGGCCTGCACCATCCCGCTCGAGGAGACCGCCGCCGAGGCCGCGGCCGACTCCCTGTCCGAGCCCGTGGTGGAGACCGTCTGA
- a CDS encoding alpha/beta hydrolase — protein sequence MTTRTDPSVIIHREVDLQSRLLYWAGRATLRQVYRFWPMTGAGIRGLAEVERGFSRLAGPAGVRVERTELGGTAAETSTPDSVGPDALADVTLLYLHGGAFVFCGPGTHRGLCGRLAIDLGVTVHSLDYRMLPEVDLATVVADAYAGYRALSEQLPADHRIVVAGDSAGGYLAAAICELAARDGVRQPAAMVGYSPLLDVDGEVREGPWATRDSYQPAVTVQRFQRLWQHHADGLESSRSMLTCDPEVFPPTLITLAAGELVEPAALQLTERLHAAGRPVETHRWYSAVHAFPVLAGLTPHSRHAGGITAEFLRRTMTAPVSQHPLSRHARDGS from the coding sequence TTGACCACTCGGACAGACCCCTCCGTGATCATCCATCGTGAGGTCGACCTGCAGTCCCGGTTGCTCTACTGGGCCGGGCGGGCGACGCTCCGTCAGGTGTACCGCTTCTGGCCCATGACCGGCGCCGGGATCCGGGGGCTGGCCGAAGTCGAGCGCGGGTTCTCGCGACTGGCGGGCCCCGCCGGGGTGCGTGTGGAACGGACCGAGCTCGGCGGCACCGCGGCCGAGACGTCGACCCCCGATTCCGTCGGCCCGGACGCATTGGCCGACGTGACCCTGCTCTACCTCCACGGCGGCGCGTTCGTCTTCTGCGGCCCCGGCACCCACCGTGGGCTCTGCGGCCGGCTAGCGATAGACCTCGGCGTGACCGTGCACTCGCTGGACTACCGGATGCTGCCGGAGGTCGACCTGGCGACCGTGGTCGCGGATGCCTACGCCGGGTATCGCGCTCTGTCCGAGCAACTGCCCGCGGATCACCGGATCGTGGTGGCCGGGGACTCGGCGGGCGGGTACCTGGCCGCCGCGATCTGCGAGTTGGCCGCCCGCGATGGCGTCCGCCAGCCCGCCGCGATGGTGGGCTACTCGCCCCTGCTCGACGTCGATGGCGAGGTGCGTGAGGGGCCGTGGGCCACGCGCGACTCCTACCAACCGGCCGTCACGGTGCAGCGATTCCAGAGGCTGTGGCAGCACCACGCCGACGGGCTGGAGAGCAGCCGCTCGATGCTCACCTGCGATCCGGAGGTGTTCCCGCCGACGCTGATCACCCTGGCTGCGGGCGAACTCGTGGAACCGGCCGCGCTCCAGCTGACCGAACGCCTCCACGCGGCCGGGCGGCCCGTCGAGACCCATCGGTGGTACTCGGCAGTCCACGCGTTCCCGGTGCTCGCCGGCCTGACCCCGCACAGCCGCCACGCCGGCGGGATCACGGCCGAGTTCTTGCGCCGGACGATGACGGCACCGGTCTCACAGCACCCTCTCTCAAGACATGCACGAGATGGGTCTTGA